Within Ipomoea triloba cultivar NCNSP0323 chromosome 9, ASM357664v1, the genomic segment CGCCAAAGCTCCAGTAGCAGTAGTGGATGGTTGTTGGCCCTTCGTCCTTTTTTGTGGAGATTTTGTTATCGTTGAAAGTGTTGATAGTGCAATTTCCAACGCCTATATGGCCATGAAAGAACCGCAGCAGTGGCGAGCAATGGTGGCCGGTGAAGCTTTCCGGCAGTGGTTGGTGGTGGCTGCCAGTGGCTGTGGTTGTGGTTGGTGGGGGTGTTGTTGATGTTGAAGTGTTGAAGATGGGAATAACTAGGCTATAGGTTATTAGGTTTATGGTGTGGCTGCTGGGGTGGAAGCTGGAAGCTAATAAATAATTCGGCAGTAGGTTATTTGTTTTGAGTTAGTTTGGTTTATCGTGTCAATAAGTCTTGAAAGTTTATTATCGTATTTTTCTGACTTGTTTAAGTTAATTTAATGAGGTTAGTATCATATTTGGAGTGGTGCCAAGGTGTGAGAGTTGGGGGTAGTCCAGGGCTGTTGCAGTGATGGGCAGCACAGGTGCCAGGGGTGGTGTGGACCTGGCATATGTCGTGGCTATTATGGAAGGCCGGCGGCTAAAGAATGGTTCAGGAGGAACCAGTTTGTGTGCACGCAACAAGAAAACGGGAAAACACTGGTGGTAGGCAGCGGTTATAAGGGTTGTGGAGTGAGAGGCTGGTGCGCTGCGGTGTTAAGCAGCGGTGATAAAGGTGTGGGGTGTGAGAGGCAGGTGCGCTGCGGTTGTGGTGTTTGGCCAAGTTTGTAGCTTTGTGGAAGCTTTGTTGGTGCGGACAAGGTGCATTGTGAGCTTTGTGGAAGCTTTGTTGGTGCGGACAAGGTGCATTGTGGACTGACTTGGCACAGCATGGTTCGAAACAAGGTGCATTGTGGACTGACTTGGCACAGCATGGTTCGAAAGTTCAAGAATTGTGGACTGACTTGGCACAGCATGGTTCGAAAGTTCAAGATTTATAGTTCTAGATTTGGAGTCTTATGGTTCATGTGACACatatgtaacaagttgggcatgttgaaatctatgctccaacttgagggggggtgttagagatataagggttagttgagatatttactcttagccctaggttttagtgttagtaacctgtggctagggttagttctaaactagtatatatagctCTACTCTCCTGTACATTTACACACTGAACAGATATACGAAATATACTTTGTTTTgctattctattgtttaacaAAGACATATTTGAACACCTCAACAGCCCTACCACCCAACATAGGAATGTTTTCACTTGAAACTTATTACACATATATAGCACTGCCACAAAAGTAAACATTTTCACTTGGAACTTAAGAGACTGGCCACTGGCAcattcaaacaaaaagaaaagaagatgaGAATTTTGCAGACGTATGATGAACAGAAACTCTTGAGAGGTATTGTTTCCCTGTTTTAGAAACATTTCCATATCCATAACTCCCCTGAAACTTGTCTGCAAACGTTTTTGTGCTtcataataaagcaaaagtttTCGTACCAATGTTTAACTTAAAGTCCTAACTTCATTGGCTCTATTTTCTTCTCATCTCTTCACTATAAGCCATTATACTACTTCCAATTAGATGATTACAGCGAAGTGGCAAATCCGTGAGGTAACAACACAGACAAGACTATAGCTCAGTTTTTTTACTAAGcactatttgtttatttaaaaagtttgtacttaatatatgaaaattaattgattaagaAGTCAAAAGCATATGTATTTAGGCATGAAGTGTCGTAGCTTATATGTATACATTTTTCAAGGAATGCCTCTGAATATTataatgaaaaaacaaaaatgtggGATGTTGGAGGAGATGACTTTGCAAGTATAAAAGATGTTGGTAATTTGGTATTCTTTAGTGTGCCAACCTATCTTTAGGTGAGCTTGAGCTAGAGacagtatttttttaatgagcATGCTAATGAAAACATGGGCAACTATTAAGTTTaagaatattttcaaatttggaCATTGTATTCCTTATTTCAAATGGACTTTACAGTATTAACTATTTATCAGTGATTTAGTCATTTAGTgcattacttttatttattagtgCATTACATCTAATTGTGAAACGagtagataattaatatttatacatactccctatattttttttatttgctcgTTTCCCCCCTatgtttcattttctacatttttttaaattgttgtttTTCCGTTTTCTATTTTCGTGCTACATAGCTACAAACCTACATGCACAATGATGAAAGCTGCAATAAAAGATTGTTACGCTCTGAAGATAACAAAGAAACATATTTGATGTGGGAAATAGGTTGTGAAGAATATGAAAACTTGAGGAAATTCAATTTGCCTTATGCAAAGCAACATGTGAAGACAAATCCTAATCacatgaaaatgaagaaaggaagaatGTCCAAACAAATGCCTCCAATCCCAAGCAGAAGGAAGAAAAACTTACAAGGATCTTTAACAAACTGTTTTTGTCCATTGTCATTCCAAGAAGAAATAGCCATAATAGACCTAAATCATCCCCAGTAATGAAGTACAAAAGCACAGTGAGAAATTTGAATATTGTTTTGAATACTAAAAAAGAGACAGATTAATAAGCAGacaaaatgtcatacttatCTCTGTCAAGAAGAGTGGCTCCAGCCTCAAAATAGTCAAAAAAATCAGTGGCGATTTCCATATCATCTGCATGCAATGAGCATGTATACCCAGTAAATGTAAGAGCAAAGAAATTTTCATAAATTGATAAGACAGATTATAGTACCTTCCAGTATGATAACACGGCTAAAATTATGCTTGTAAAATAGTTGATCCAATGCCCATTTGTAATGACCTAAGCAAACAGCAATAACTTAATGACTAACTTCTTTTgagggggtgggggtggtgTTTGGGGGACTTTATTTGCAATAAGAATGAGAAAAGCTCTCACGTGCAATCTTGTAATATGCAATAATTTCCCCTGGTCTCTCTGTATGCACAGGTTCATAATCCAAGTGCTGTGTCAAAGAATAGTGAGCTGTATCATTCCTTTTAGCAAGAATAATATAAGAGATCATTCAAATTACAAAAACGGGCAGGAAACACCATGCATGGAGATAAATAATAGTAATTCCACAATAAGTATAtcaatattatttgtttttcatTATGGGCAAAGACTTATGGATCAGTAAAGCCGTGATGTACCTAGCTATGTGTGCTATGCCAAAAAATGTTCAAactaaataacaataataatatttaggttatataacaataatattcaTATCTGTTTATAATAGCAATCAAATTATTTCTATAATAATGATGTTTAAGTTATATTACAATAACGTTTATATCTTATAATTTGCACATTACTGTAACGGGATTTgagcattattattataaaaatctaaacattataaaATGTAGCATGCAGCTAGCCACGCCGTGACATACCTAATAATGATTCTCATTGCTAAAACTATTAATTCCTCCCATGagtgattattatattataattgcAATCCTCAAGTTGTAAAAGCATTAATAAAGCCAAAGATTTGTCTATGCATTTTAAGGTTTTTACTTAGCTAGATTAGGATGCGCCTATTTGAATTTCTGTAGAGAATCCCTAGAACAAATCCCCCTTTTATCGCTTTACAAAGGAGCATAGACAATTACCTGCATATACGTCAACTGATCATAGCTCAAACCCAAGGTTTTAACATCAGGATGTGAACCATCCTGCATATAGGCGGGGAATATAGAGTTGGTGATGTAAAATTAAGCTTGTATAAGAAAATTGGTTGAATAATAATCTCCACCATATATCAATGATTACCTGGGATATGAAAAGAGGAAATTTTGATGCAACAGAAGTCTGATGTCTGGTTTTCAAGAAGAATTCAATACATATATCAGTTAAAAGCATCCTCATCTTAGTTAAGACCACTTGCAAAATTCTAATATCAACATACTTTAAAATAGACTGAATTGTCCTTTTAAGGTAATCAGCACGATTACAAGCCATAACAACAACAGCTGCCACTGGAACCTGGCTAATTTAATCATTAGGCAAGGTATGGAATTTAAAATTATTGCTGTTAAAATGctagataataaaaatttaaatgaatgGTAAATGGGACTCTTCGATTTTATGTAACCTGGGTACTGCTGATCAACTTCTGCAGGCCCTTACCTGCCACATGAGAAACACATGCATTCAGGATTTGGCACCTAATCCTGAAAGAGACTATGCAGTAGACATGGAACCATGTTCttaactttttctttaatttctaacTTCTAATTTAACTGTTAAAATTGTATTTCAAAGATATgcattaataaaacaaatatttctcGTCAAGGGGGCAGGGGTGAAGAAACAATAAAAGGAAAGAATCACTAGTCTTTTTTGTGCAAGAACATACTCTCAAGATCTTGAACAAGAGCTCTTAGGTGTTGGCACTCATGACCTTGACGCTTCATTTCCTCTGCAAATATTAGGATGGAGTTATAGGTACGGAAATTAGTTACTAATCATACACGATATCTATAAAAAAGGAATCAGGGATGTAAGAAAATGTTTTGAAATTAAATACAAGGTTTCTTATGTATATAATCTCTGTTGCTCAGCATGGAGTCAGAAGATAGAATTGCACGAAATCTGCTTATTGAtgagaaattttttttccttctttttgatAAGTATGGTAagagaatgaaaatttttaccaacttacaagttttcaagtttcTTATTGGTACtatttgaaaaaagaataagGAGAGAGATATCGAGAGAGAAATGTTGAAACTCCCCCACCCTCATGGAAAAATGAAAACAGACCAGGAACACTTACACTCTCAAAGGGGTCATCTCTTTCAATTTATCATTCATAAATGACTAAAATGAGTTAAGAATCCAATTTATTGCAGCAAACTTCCAAAAACATGCATACTTGACGCATTAATGATCACAAAATTAGCAAGTAAATGATTCAAAGTGTGTGTGCAGAGGAGAATATGCACCTTCAAGGGCCGTAATTCGCCCTTGCTGCAGACTAATCTGGTCAATGAAAGAGCGTGTCTGACTTGTACAATGGTTTTCTGCTTCTATCTATGCAAAACCATGTTTATCAACATTAGGAACTAAAACTAACTTTTAAATCCTTATGGGGATATATGAGATTTCACACATATTTGAAGGGGAGTAAGAGCAGGGAAGACATACTGCAGCTGCAAGGCGATCAGCATATTCAGATTGTGTAGCAAAAAGCCGCATCTATGGGAGGAGGAAATATCGCATTAAAGGAACTAAGTGAATTATACATATGCAAGAAATGAAGTTGAGAAATAGAGCAAAAAAAATGACTAGTAAATTTTTGTAAAGGTAGAAGCGTGCTGCTAAAGTGCATAATATGATGACGTAGCAGGAAAACAAAGCTGGGCTAACAGAAATTGTCTGGTGTTTGGACATTACAGCTTAGTCCCGGCGGAGAATTCTTAggattataaagaaaaatatgcaTATAACAATAAATCCGCATCAACAGCTCAGGCGTGAAAAATGAATAATGACACATTACGACATAGTGAACTCGTTTTGGATGATAAGACGTCGAGAATGAAAGCATGGAAGTTGTACCAGTGGAAATGGGAGTTTAgggctgaaaaaaaaaaaagcgataCCTGGATGTAGATGAAGGCCAGGGCAGCAACAAGGAGAAGGTACCGGAAATCACATGACCACTTGAAggtgttgctgttgctgttggtTCTCATTGTAACAGATCGATGTGTTGCTTTTTCCGATCCGGCTGTTGTTGGTATTTTCCCCTTTAGTTTACCTCGACTGGCTCCGAGTCGAAGTCCCCCGCCAaccttttcttattttttccgCCTCTTAATTTTATCCTCTCTTATACAATGACCTTCGAGATTTTTTCCAATTGCGTACAAGagtattttctcaaaaagtcctccttaattttaaatttgaatgttcGAGTACAATAACATATACTCTCTATCTGATTTTTAACAATCAAATCGACTACattgtagtactaaaaaaaatcaactattgtgacattgctacatttattcttattttttttatgggttGTTTGGTCGGATGTAGTTGCAGTTTAATTACAACAAAATTCTTTGGTCACCCGAATTACATTTATTCTTATTCTTTTGtgggttgtttggttggaattgtggaattacaattttctcattTTGTTGAACGGCAATTCATACCCTCCTCgatataaattacaattcatgggaaaaaaaggggaaaaagatATCTTtacccttgattattattagtattattattacataatgacattttaatatttatactacttcttttcttctcattctcaataattatattatttcataccaaataatgtaatttaaatttctacTTTATTCTCACACCATTTTtttcaccgaattacaattcttttccccctaaTTCATTACTTCAAACCAAACGCCAtgttaatgttattttattataccATTGCCTTTTATTTAGTtgtaacaattaattttttgtttatatttttcattttactatataataaatatgattaacatgtaattttatcaGTTAAACATCTTGcgcaatatataatttttatctgTACATGTTAGTCATATTGATTAAATGATGGATTAACTTTAAAAGAATGACTAATTGTGACaatcaaataaaaatcaatgatacaatgttGCAAGATTAAAAGAACATGACTgccaaataccttgtggtctaatggcacatggtgtcctggtttacactctcacatggatgatgggagtgggtatAGGTTATacgataattaaaaaaaaaaacaataaggtATCTTAAATTGGTAAAATAGTGCAATTACATCATAATTTTACAGATTTAACATATTATTGCTAATTGTGCTAACACATGACATTTTATTGCTCATGTGAATCATACATTTATAGTTATAAAAAAATCGTCATGGATTATCATTCAACGACTAGGAACAGTCCGTCAAAGACAAATGACAGTATatgacattattatatatatatatacacacacacacacataaatttTACATGAGCATTAAAACACCGCACTGCATGTATGTTAACCTAATCAAAGTTATATCGGTGATAATCTAGTAGATATGTAAAATTAGTacttaattgtattattttatcaatttagaatttctcaatatttttttggttcagttagtagacctaattgcattattttgtAAACTTAGGGAAccaaattcattatttatttcccttcaaataaattattatttatttatctatttctATTTTGCTTACTCAAGAAAGAGATGCATTGATTTTAAAGGCAATTTCCGATCATTTGACTGACTAATTGAAGCCAATGGTGCAAACTTGTTTGACGGGTCTGGATCAAAGGAAAATGAACATTTTTATTTGGATATGCAACTGTTGATGCTTGTCTAGCTAGTTGTTTTCAATTGctgcaaattaaaattattaaattactcCGATCCGATCCTACccaattgcatttttatttgttcTAATATATTTccgtatacaaatatacatagtTTACAAATCCTAACTAATTTAAACTCTTGGCCTCACATGACATATAGTGACTCTTCTATATGGGAGGCGAagtaactctttgtgcttcaacaagttcagaaagtatagatgaacagatactacaacgTAATAGGGTcacttgtattaaaaaaaaaaaaaaactcaatgtTCATATATATAGGCAAATTGTATAATGAACTAGATTCCACATACATTTCCACCATGTAATTAGGCACATCAAGTAATAggtaggtatatatataaaaaagttaagaatataaaataatactacatttacataaaagaaaaaagaaataaataatagtGAATTTACATACAAATAGAATAAGTACTCCTTATGATATTGAGGTTTATGGACAAATTTATGTACATTTAGatttatgtttaaaaatttaaaaacatttaaaatattttaattaaaatttgttaataaaatattttatgtattgatTTCATCTatacaaaaagaaacaaaaaaacataattaagaatgtaattttttttaactaagaTTCACCTTATAAGGTAAATCATAGTACACAATATAAATATTGTGATAAATAGACAACTAATCTAAATCGGTTGCCAACCTGTCTAGCCACAATTGCAACAGCAAAATTCAATATTGTAAATAAATCATTCaatcataaattttatttcaaataatacCATTATTGAGTTATGTTATTGGCCTAATgctctttaaaaataaaataaaaacataaataaaataaaataacttggAACGAACTCTAatccaatcacccatcaccaaGAAGCAATGAAACTTTAATGTGAATGTTACTGTAGTTGTATTATCATAGTAGTGCTAGAGACCTTGtgggaggggtgggttcgagcctcattgGAGGCGATATTGGTTTTTCGTGTTTCATTTGGCtgagaaaataattatgaacagatactacatcaGTACATTTTAACTACTATTTACATAGAGatacttgtattttttttttcacattcaATAGGATAAATAAAGGGAGACAATATAAACATTTAAGTATTTGGCTCTATGTGATAAGTATCTTTCCCATGGAATATGACCAAGCCACTAAGCGGTATCGGATTGAATGAGTAACTTAACACCCTATTTACAAAAGAAAGTCGAAGTTCTAAACCTTCCTTATGACCATCCTTATCGGGAACATAAAATGGACTTGTCGTATTTTGCTGGGTGAGACCGATAGAAAGAACGAACGGGGAACAACCATGCATGGTACTTCTCGACCCTGTCTCCAAGGGACAGTTGAACAAGTGATTCATGAATGCTGCCGGGTCGGACGAGCCAATAACTCAAAGACGTTCAGTAGATGTCCCCCGCACGTCCGCATGGTGGGAGGGTAGATATATTGGGCTCTAAAATCCCCAAGTCGTGAGTATAATGCATGGGTTGTATTAGGATTAAGTGTAATGTGAATTGGTTGAACATGATTTGATTTACACATTAACCCCAACAATGACTATAGATTatacaattttatcaattttaaaaattttgtttgatAACTAAAGTTTATCTACTGCTCCAGAATATACTATGCATCACATGAATTATGCGTCCATGTGTAATTGTGCGCACAAGATATATTCACCATTATAATTTGAATAAAGTCTTTCAATGACTTGTTAAATGATCggtaaaagttaaataaaacaaaatgttaaTTGAACGACAATTTGTAGCACGCCAAGACTTATCATTATCATATGTACGTAGTATAACGTAGGTTTAATGATTCTATGAAATGCTCTAAAAAATACTATGAATTGGTAAAAGTTCATTGGTTTAGAAACAAATATGAAAATGAAATGATGCAACTAATCTCATTGCACGACAAAGTGTTTCATAGGAGTCCGCAAAGGAAacaatccaaatatatatatatattcacgtaACTCTTGACAATTGTATTTTGTTTGTCACTTTGTCAATTGACTTGACATTCTACAAAATTAAGGCCACACAATTAAGTTCAAAAGTGggctattcaattaattaaacaagtctattctttaaatttgaatagTGTCTTTAGATGTAATTGTAAGGTATAATTAAGATTATTTTTGCTAATACATTGTGGTCTAATAACACCAagttgtattattatattgtaacaatagtttttttctcctttatctaatttaaaattttaacaatgaaaatactacattgtaacataatcaatattattcaaataaaagtttaaattttatattaaaacttaaagtgacatattattgaaatttttttggacatattattgaattgatagtattttaatttatgagttGCGGCAATATTGGAGTTTACAGTGTGTTTGATAAGGGAGAATTAGAAATCCTCCTTTTTCCCCGGCAATCTGGTATTTTGGTTGGTTAAAAGTTGCAAGGGGCCCGGGTAGGGTGTTGGGGTTGGGGAGAGAAGCTTGACCGTGGCCATTCTACGTTTAATGTTCTACGCGTTGGGTTGACTTTGACTAAGCAgccattaaatattaatattaatattaatataataaaaaaataaaataaaatattatttagtatGACTTGGTCgtccttcaattcaattcttacAGCTGCAACCCATTGATTTGATCATCACCAACATTTACATTTGAGATATGAAATGAAATCAAAAGAACAAATACATAACAGTAGTGGAATTTATGTCTCAGCTCCTACCAGTACCAGGCAACTAACTGTATTTGGCGCGCCAGTCTGCAGTTCGATCAGTAGTCAGCGGAAAAACCAAAAAAAGTCGCGACAAGTGCAAGTGCTTGCTTGCTATGTGGATCACCAGAGTAGTATTCAACCGCTACTCCAGACTTTCCTGATTTTCCAATTATGCTCCATACCTCCTTCGATCCCTTGGATTTGGATTCAGGCTGCTGATCGAGAAAAATATAATCAAGCTTAGGCGCGCGCGGCATAAATATAATTCAAGACTGTGAGCTGAGGAGATTGAGCTGTTCTGACATGGGAATTTGCTGGAGTAATTCTGCTTCTGATGATAATCAGAGCCTAGCTGCTACTACTGGCCATCTTACTTCTTCTGGTATGTACCTGATTGATTCACTAACACCATAATCTATATCCATCCAATCCAATTATTGTACGTTTATCTGCCGCATCAGGCAGgtatataaagaaaaattaaaaagtttagcTTTGTGGATCGGAGTAATTGATTTGGTTAAAGCTATCTAGCTAGCTAGAATCGAATTGAATTCTAAGTTGCTCCCGTCCCTGTGGCCCCCTGGGGGACAGCAAATTAAAATTCTTCTTTAGATGGATCTGATAATCTCCAGTAATATCCATTATATTGAATTTGGTGTAATGCATGCAGTGGGGATTTCACAGGCAATTAGCAACACAACATCATCGACTTCCACTGGCAGCGCTATCTCTGGGAGTGGGACTAGCCAGTTTTCAGCTTCTAGTGGGGGCGATGAAGTCTATCCACATGGTCAGATTTTACCACACCCCAATTTAAGAATCTTCACTTTTGCGGAGCTCAAGGCTGCTACCCGGAACTTCAGAAGTGATACAATGCTTGGAGAAGGTGGTTTTGGTAAGGTTTACAAAGGCTGGCTTGATGAGAGGGGCACCTCAAAGAGTGGTAGTGGAACCGTAATTGCTGTAAAGAAATTGAATTCTGAAAGCATGCAAGGATACGAGGAATGGCAGGTCAATTCCTTACTTCCCTCCCTCCTATTGCCTAAAAACCACATCCTGCTTCATGCTTCACTCTACTGACAATTagtaatgctatatatatatatatattgctgtacattatttatgtattccaTATCAGTACATATAATATCACTACACCAATTTCAATCAGCTCtcaaatttctctctcttttgcaCTTCAATAATAGATTCATCACTGGAAAGAAAAATAAGCAGTGCTTTAACCTCTAATTTAAAGATGCCTGAATTACATAACTATATGCAAATTGTTGAGGGTCCAGTCCATCCTCTGATAGTTTGTATGTAGAAGAAGTTAAGTTATTTCTCTAATTCTCTTTGGAGTCCTTTTTCATCATGATTACCTACCATTCatgcaaaattaattaataaatacataatttatttatcCCAGCTATAGTTGGGTTCCTGAATATTGAATGATAGGAGTATTTCCTAATTTACTTCTTTCAAATGTTTGTGCCCCTTTTTACATGCAGTCAGAAGTAAATTTTCTGGGATGTCTGTCTCACCCTAATCTTGTCAAGCTCATAGGATACAGTTGGGATGAGAGAGAACTACTCCTTGTATATGAATTTATGCAAAAGGGAAGCTTAGAGAATCACCTTTTCGGGAGTAAGGATTTGATTTTATAGATTTTTGTTAACCTGAAAGGAGATATTTTAGTGTTTGTCTTGTTTACCAATTAAATAATTCGTTCATTTCTTATGCTTTGGTTTGTTAAGGAGGTTCTGCTGTTCAGCCACTCCCGTGGGAGGAAAGGCTTAAAATTCTAACAGGAGCAGCTCGAGGTCTGGCTTTCCTACATACGTCAGAGAAACAAGTGATCTATAGGGATTTCAAGGCATCGAACATATTACTTGATGGCGTGAGttgctttttaaaattttctttcctATATAAGGCTGCTTGGTGAACATGCAGAACATAATTTGATGAGTTCAATACATACTGTACCCTTTTATAGCAATGGAGATAGCAGAAAGCTGTAGCCAAAtaggaaaaccaaaaaaaaaaagaagcaatagAATGACTTGTATTATTTGCTCCTATTGTTTTCCAGTCATACAACGCAAAGATATCAGACTTTGGCTTGGCAAAGCTGGGTCCTTCGGCTAGTCAATCGCACGTGACAACACGGGTAATGGGGACACAGGGCTATGCTGCCCCTGAGTATGTTGCAACAGGTAAGTTTTTTTCAATCCATTAAAAAAGCAGAAATGGATGGATACCCATCCAAGGCTGCTGCAGGCAGTTTAGAGTGACAGTAAGTTGTGTTATAAATGGGCAGGGCACTTGTATGTGAAAAGCGACGTATATGGTTTTGGCGTTGTCCTGGTAGAAATGCTTACGGGTTTAAGGGCCATAGATGAAAATCGTCCAAGCGGACAACATAATCTGGTGGATTGGATTAAGCCACATCTAGCAGACAAAAGGAAGTTGAAGGACAAGATGGACTCTCGGTTGGCAGGAAGGTATCCTTCTAGAGCTGCTGTACAGGTAGCACAACTTGCTTTGTCATGCCTGGGATCTGAACCTAAGATGAGACCTTCCATGAAAGAAGTAGTGGCGAGATTAGAAGAAATTGAGAGCGCAAAAGAGAGACCAAAAGAGCCTAGGTCAACTTCCAGGCATCATCGCACAACTTATAGATATGGACATCATCAACCTTTGCGCCATCGCTCTCCTCTTCACCCTAGGCAAGTTGCAAACCAGGCGTATCCACTCCCAACTCGTGCATAGTGTACCATTTGTTTTTCACTTTGCATTAATTGAATTGTTATTACAGTAGTGTCAGTCTTCTCTGCTGTCTGCCATCTATAGAGCAGGACTAATATTTTGTGCTAGTATTGGATAACTGAATTGTACTGTTGGAGAAGGCGAGAGAATCTAGTGTGTCGTCGTGCTTGGTTATATGTAAAGAGGGTATGGAGTCGTCACTGTGCGTGTTGTACATTATGGAGATCTTACCAAGTTTGCTGCGGATCTGAATGGTTCTTAATTTGATGATTGagattattgttttattattattattattattatttatttcttaatcaAACAAAATGGAACAAGGCCTAtgc encodes:
- the LOC116030081 gene encoding alpha-1,3-mannosyl-glycoprotein 2-beta-N-acetylglucosaminyltransferase isoform X2, encoding MRTNSNSNTFKWSCDFRYLLLVAALAFIYIQIEAENHCTSQTRSFIDQISLQQGRITALEEEMKRQGHECQHLRALVQDLESKGLQKLISSTQVPVAAVVVMACNRADYLKRTIQSILKHQTSVASKFPLFISQDGSHPDVKTLGLSYDQLTYMQHLDYEPVHTERPGEIIAYYKIARHYKWALDQLFYKHNFSRVIILEDDMEIATDFFDYFEAGATLLDRDKSIMAISSWNDNGQKQFVKDPYALFRSDFFPGLGWMLSKSTWNELSPKWPKAYWDDWLRLKENHKGRQFVRPEVCRTYNFGEHGSSLGQFFNRFLAPIKLNDVQVDWKSMDLNYLMEDNYLKHFAEIVNKAKPIYGADTVLKANNINGDVRIQYRDQRHFEEIARQFGIFEEWKDGVPRAAYKGVVVFWYQTSRRVFIIGPNSLQQLGIEHD
- the LOC116030081 gene encoding alpha-1,3-mannosyl-glycoprotein 2-beta-N-acetylglucosaminyltransferase isoform X4 codes for the protein MRTNSNSNTFKWSCDFRYLLLVAALAFIYIQMRLFATQSEYADRLAAAIEAENHCTSQTRSFIDQISLQQGRITALEEEMKRQGHECQHLRALVQDLESKGLQKLISSTQVPVAAVVVMACNRADYLKRTIQSILKHQTSVASKFPLFISQDGSHPDVKTLGLSYDQLTYMQHLDYEPVHTERPGEIIAYYKIARHYKWALDQLFYKHNFSRVIILEDDMEIATDFFDYFEAGATLLDRDKSIMAISSWNDNGQKQFVKDPYALFRSDFFPGLGWMLSKSTWNELSPKWPKAYWDDWLRLKENHKGRQFVRPEVCRTYNFGEHGSSLGQFFNRFLAPIKLNDVQVDWKSMDLNYLMEFLFSGQLSETFC
- the LOC116030081 gene encoding alpha-1,3-mannosyl-glycoprotein 2-beta-N-acetylglucosaminyltransferase isoform X1; this translates as MRTNSNSNTFKWSCDFRYLLLVAALAFIYIQMRLFATQSEYADRLAAAIEAENHCTSQTRSFIDQISLQQGRITALEEEMKRQGHECQHLRALVQDLESKGLQKLISSTQVPVAAVVVMACNRADYLKRTIQSILKHQTSVASKFPLFISQDGSHPDVKTLGLSYDQLTYMQHLDYEPVHTERPGEIIAYYKIARHYKWALDQLFYKHNFSRVIILEDDMEIATDFFDYFEAGATLLDRDKSIMAISSWNDNGQKQFVKDPYALFRSDFFPGLGWMLSKSTWNELSPKWPKAYWDDWLRLKENHKGRQFVRPEVCRTYNFGEHGSSLGQFFNRFLAPIKLNDVQVDWKSMDLNYLMEDNYLKHFAEIVNKAKPIYGADTVLKANNINGDVRIQYRDQRHFEEIARQFGIFEEWKDGVPRAAYKGVVVFWYQTSRRVFIIGPNSLQQLGIEHD
- the LOC116028494 gene encoding probable serine/threonine-protein kinase PIX13; protein product: MGICWSNSASDDNQSLAATTGHLTSSVGISQAISNTTSSTSTGSAISGSGTSQFSASSGGDEVYPHGQILPHPNLRIFTFAELKAATRNFRSDTMLGEGGFGKVYKGWLDERGTSKSGSGTVIAVKKLNSESMQGYEEWQSEVNFLGCLSHPNLVKLIGYSWDERELLLVYEFMQKGSLENHLFGRGSAVQPLPWEERLKILTGAARGLAFLHTSEKQVIYRDFKASNILLDGSYNAKISDFGLAKLGPSASQSHVTTRVMGTQGYAAPEYVATGHLYVKSDVYGFGVVLVEMLTGLRAIDENRPSGQHNLVDWIKPHLADKRKLKDKMDSRLAGRYPSRAAVQVAQLALSCLGSEPKMRPSMKEVVARLEEIESAKERPKEPRSTSRHHRTTYRYGHHQPLRHRSPLHPRQVANQAYPLPTRA